DNA from Desulfosporosinus sp. Sb-LF:
TGGGAATATTGCTAGGAATTATCATTGCCTATTCTCCAATTTTAGAAAAAACACTCTATAAACTATTAGTTGCCACTCAATCAATTCCTAAGGTCGCGATTGCTCCTCTACTAGTACTCTGGCTGGGCTTGGGTTTGCTGACAAAGGTGACCATGGTATTTCTGATGTGCTTTTTTCCCATCATGGTGAGCATGGTTTCTGGGCTTCAGTCGACACATCGCGAGTTGCTGGAGTTGGCTGATGTGCTAGGGGCGAACTGGGTGCAATCTTTCCTCAAAATTCGGTTTCCCGCGGCCTTACCCTATTTGTTTAATGGCCTGAAAGTATCGGTCAGCTTGGCTGTTGTAGGAGCGGTGATCAGCGAGTTCATCAATGCTGATAAGGGGCTTGGTTATTCTTTGTTAATTTCAACGTCACAAATGAACGGCCCCTTGGCTTTTTCTGTCTTGACAATCCTTGCGGCGCTAGGAATTGGCCTCTTTTCAATCGTGGCCAGGTTGGAGAAGATGATTTGCCCGTGGGCGAAGTAAACTCGAAAGAGCACACTCTATCGCGCAGGGGAATAAATTGGTGAAGGTACTCTAGTTGCTAATGCCTGAAAGGAGGGGAGAATTTAATGCCGGAAAACAAGAACCCAGATGCTGTCTCTAAAAAGGGTCATTCCCGGTTAAAATTTTGGACCCATAGTAACAAATCTTCCTCGGATTTAATCATTCAACCGATGAATGATGCGAAACCGTCCGAAAAAGAGAAGCCTCAATTCAAGCGGATTCAAGCGCAGGAACCAGGAGATAAAAAGTTTGCTAGGGGAACAAACGACCAAGTCGTTAAGAAGATCAGCTTTCAGAAAAATCAAATGCATCCTCCTGATTCTTCAAAGACGACTATAACACAGCCCCAGTGGATAAGACCTCGTTCGCTGGGAAGCACACAGGTTGCAAACCAACCGATCAATTTACCGTTCAAAGATTCTCTCAAAATAATGAAGGAAGTGATCATTAAAATCAAAAACTCATCGCATGAACCCAATGAAAAGGTTGAACGTAAAATCGAGATAAGTGTCCCAGAAGAGGTTACCAAAGAGCGCGATCCGATTTCGGTCGAAGAACCTGAACTAATTCAAGAGATCATTGTGAGCGAATCAGACGATGCTCATGATGAAATTAATGGAATTAACGAGATTGAGCTAGATCAAACAGACCTCGAAGAAGACGCCAATACTGAAAAGCTTATGGATGTTACAGAAATTAGGGAACAGAGCGGAGAAGCAAATGCTGACCTCTACACCGAAGCCGTTAATTTATACAGATTTGGGTTGGCTGGCGACAAAGAAGCGGCAGCACGGGCCTACGATCTACTGAAAATCGTCCATCAGAAAGATCCAGAAAATCATCTGGCCGAAGCATACCTTGGTAGTGCCACCTCCCTATTAGGACGAGATGTCGCGGATTCGAACGAACGGTTCAAATACGCTATACAGGGTCTCAAAATTCTCGATAAAGTGGTTGCTCTCGAACCCGAAAATATTGAAATTCGTGGATTGCGTGCCTTTTTATGTTGTAAGCTCCCCGAGCAGTATTTTCATCGCAACGAAACAGCGATTGAAGATTTTGCTTATTTAGTTTCAAGATATGAAGAGGATGACTGCTTGTTCACAAAAGATTTCTTCTGCCAATTATTGTTCGAGTTAGGATTGGCCTATAACCGCTTGAGCAGGAAAAAAGAATCAGAATCAACCTGCCGCAAACTATTGTCGTTGACAGATGACCCCAGATATGAAGCACTCATTAAGCAAGAAGGCATACTCATTTCTGAAAAAGCGAATGGGAAAAAGCAATTAGAACGAGGATTTGCTGTAAAAGGTGAATGGAACAAAGCTAAGTATGACGAGAAATTACAAGAGGCCATATCTCTGCATCATCGTGCTTTGTTTAACAGCAAGCCAACAATCGAAAAGGCGTTTGAAATTTTTAAGCAGGCCCATAAGAGGAACCCACAGGATCCCTTGATTAGGGCCTATTATGCTGATTGCCTTGCCATTATGGGACTGAATTCTTCCGATACGGCGGTAATGTTCCGTCATACGACTTATGCAATCAAAAATCTTGATCAGGCCGTCAATGAGAGTCCAGATAACCTTACTATTCGGTTCTTAAGAGGTTATAACAGCTACAGAATCCCAGAAGCATTTTTTAAGCGTACGCTAACTGCCATTCGTGATTTCGACTATCTAATTCAAAGGTATGAACAAGATCCATCAAGTTTTGATGAAGAAACTTATTGGCAATTGCTTTGTGATTTAGGCCATTCTTATGAGCGACTTGAGCTGAAAGAAGAAGCAAAGGTGGCCTGGATCAAACTCTCTCAATTCGGTGATTCGAAGTTTAAAACCTTAGTGGATGAAATCCTAAAGGAAGGTTCAGATTTGGGTTTAGCGCAAATTGGACCAAATTCAAGTTTTGATGAACTACTCAAGGAAGGGCAAAGGTTATATGATTTTGCCATTGCAGGGAACAAACAGGTTGGTCTAAAGGCCCAAGAACTATTGCAAAGGGCTTGCTTCGCAGATCCCTTGAGCGCTCTTGCTGAAGGTTATTATGGCAGCAGTTTGGCGGTAACTGGGCGTAATTCAACAAATCCCCAGGAGATGTTCCAGGGCTTTTTTAAAGGACTTAATCATTTGAAAAAGGCCGTGGCACGAGACCCAAATAACCCACAATTGCACCTTTTACTGGCAGACTTATTCCATAATCTTTCTCCGAGCTTCTTTCCTTCAGGTGATAAAGCGATCAAGGAATTTAAATTCCTGAAAATGGCGTATGAAAAGGACAACAGTATTTTTCCCGAAGAAGTGTATTTTCAAGTCTTATATGATCTAGGGGTGTGTTATCAGAGTGCAGGAGAACCTGAGAAAGCCCAAAAGGTATGGTTTAAGCTTTCTAAGATAACTGCGGATCCAAAATTTGAAGTGCTGAGTGACCTTGAAAAGGAAGGGGATACGGAAATGAACGCGATTGATAAGGTTCGGGAAAAGTATAAGGAAATCGCTGAGGAACTCGCTAGTGAAAAGTCTCAAAAAAGGTCAGGGCGTAAGGAAAAACGGTCCAAGGAAAAATCAAAGCGAGGGTCCGAAGACCGGGTTAAGGAATTGAGTAAGCAAGAGACCGAGAAACTCCATAAAAAATCCAAGCGAAAAGATCGTAAAAATGTTAGCGAAAAGGCCAAGGAAATGCCTGTGGAAAGAAAAAGACGCCGGGAGAAAGAAAAGACAAAGGATAATCCGTCTGAGGAGAAGCCCGTCCGCAAGGAAAAGAAACGTGATCGGAAGAAGGCAATTGAGAAAGTCCAGGAAATATTAGCAGAAACAAGTAGTCGAAGGGACAAGAAACGGCCTAAGGACGAAAAACCAGGGGAAAAGCCAAGTCGCAAGGAACGAAGGAGGAGCCGGGAAAAGGCCGTTGAGAAAGCCAATGAAACGCCGGTAGGAAAAACTAAACGCAGGGATAAGAAGAAACGGACTCAAGAGGAGCAGCCTGAGGTAAAACCCAGCCGTAAGGAGAAGAAAAGAAATCGAGAAAATGTAATCGAAAGGCTCAAGGAGATGGTGATAAAGAAGGATAAAGAGGCTAAGAAATCACCGACAGAACTGGCGATTGAAACGTCCCACGAGGAACAGGATCAATAATCCCCTTTCTTGTATAAATGAATCGGGTCAAGATCAAAAAAGCACCCTCCACTACAGGCTTCGAGGAGGGTGCTTTTTCTATGAATCAAGAAAACGAAGGCCAGCACCTAGTCCTCAGACACCGGTGTTGGCCTTCGTTGTATTAATGCCTTAGAAAAGCCTTTAGTAAATCTTTAGAGTGATCAATAAAACCCCTGCCCTAAGGGGCAGGGGTTTGGTGTTTAGGTACTAGTCTTCCTTCGCTGATGAGCGATATGATCCACTATAGCTAGCTCGTTTGCTGTATTCGTCTCCACGGGTGGTTCCTTCCAATCCGAATTCACTCATAAGAGCTTCCAGTTTCTCTTTTAGCGCTACGGCCTGTTTGGGATCATCGGGGCCTGAGTTGATAGTAAACATTACACGCATCTTAAGATCCCCTCCTTTCAACCTATTTAACATTCACTGTGGCACTTTGGGGTCGAATTTCTCTATATGGTATGCAAGTGGAATCTAAAAGGTTCTAGGGGAGTTTACATTCATTTTGATTTATCTAAACACATTTAAACAATTGCGAGAATAAATTGTTGGTAGATCATTGGCGACCCTAATGTAAGGAGGATCCACAGGTTTGTGAATTTGAAAAGAAGGAGATGCGTTATGAGAAAAAAGACCTATTTAGCTCGGGTGAGTCTTCTATTACTATCGATCATCTTGATCGTTTCTGGAATTGGATGTGGCTCACAAGTTGAGAAAAACAGTCAAGAGCCGATAAAAGTGGGGCTTCTCGTGCCCTATACAGGAGTCTTTACCAGCAACGGAGTGGATATCACCCGTGGAGTTGAATTGTACTTAAATGAAGTAGGCGGGAAGGCAGCAGGTCGTGACATCAAACTGGTTAAGGAAGACTCGGAGATGAACGGGCAAGTTGGCTTGCAAAAAACCCGGCGCCTGGTTGAAAGCGAAAAGATTCAAGTACTTACGGGTGTTGTCAGTAGTACCGTTGCTTATGCAATCCGGGATTATGTCGTCGAAAATAAGGTCCCTTTTATTATCGCAAATGCTGGAGCTTGTGACTTAACAAGAGAAAAAGCAAGCGAATATATCTTCAGAGTTTCCTTCTCTAATGGCCAGTATGAATACCCTATGGGGCAATATGTCTATAACAAGCTAAAAATTCGTAAAGTCGTAGTCATGGCCCCAGATTATGCAGCAGGTCATGAAAAGGCTGATGGGTTCATGGCAGGCTTTAAAGCAGAAGGTGGCCAGGTCGTTCAGGAGATTTATCCGAAACTCGGCACGACGGATTACAGCCCTTACTTAACCCAAATAAAAGAGGCCGATGCAGTTTGGGTTCATTTTTCAGCAGCCGATTCCATCAAGTTTGTTAAACAATACGATGAGTATGGACTGAAGAAGAAACTTCCCCTACTAAGTACTGGAGACCTCGTAGATGAATCGTCTCTATTAGGCCAAGGGGATTCAGCGATTGGGATCATCAGTGCCCTTCACTACAGTGCCGCATTAACAAATCCAGAGAATGAAAAGTTTGTCAAAGATTACACAGCTAAATACGCGGAAGGTCCTAACATGTTTGCTGAACAGGGCTATGTGGCTGCCAAAGTCATCGTAAAGGGTATAGAAGCTACAGGTGGGAAGGTAACAGATACCAAGCAGTTGTTAGATTCCATTAGAAAGGTGCAATTTGACGCTCCTCGGGGCCCCTTCAAGTTTGATCCTAAAACTCAAAACGTGATCTTTAACACCTACATTCGGAAGACTGAGAAAATCAATGGCAAACTCGTTAATACAGTCATTGAAACCATACCCGATGTGTCAGACAGGTGGATGGCAGGCAAATAGTTCGACAAACACAGTTTGTCTTCACCAAGGGAGGGAAAGTTTTGGAACTATCCGAGATTGTGATCCAGACCCTTAATGGAATTTCATACGGGCTTTTACTTTTCTTATTAGCTGCCGGTCTTTCCCTCATTTTTGGTTTAATGGGTATCATTAACCTTGCGCATGGTTCCTATTACACGCTGGGGGCATATGTTGGATTGGTAATTATCCAGAAAACAGGGAGCTTTTTCTTCGGATTGTTGGGTTCGGCTGTGATTTTAGCTCTCTTAGGGATCGCTATGGAACGGCTCTTTTTCCGTAAGCTGTACAAACGGGAATTGGACCAAGTGCTTTTAACCTTTGGTTTTGCCTATCTGCTGATGGACATAGCGAAATGGATTTGGGGAGGGGTACCTCGGTCCCTCCCTAAACCTCCTTTTTTAGAGGGTTCCATCAGTATTCTCGGAGAGGCTTTTCCGATCTACCGGTTCGGTATTATTGTTATTGGCCTGGTTATTGCGGTTCTTCTCTGGCTCTTTTTAGAGAAAACCCGGACTGGAGTCATTATCCGAGCGGGTGTCGACGACAAGGAAATGGTAAGTGGAATGGGAATTAACATAACGTTGTATTTTTCTGGAATCTTTGCTCTAGGGGCATTTTTGGCGGCAATAGGCGGAGTTATTGGCGGTCCGATCATTGGGGCATACCCAGGGTTAGACTTTGAAATCCTAGTTCTCGCTCTCGCTGTGGTTGTAGTCGGCGGTCTCGGGACTTTGAAAGGGGCGTTCTGGGGTAGCCTTTTGATCGGTTTTGCAGAAACCTTTGGGAAAGCAATTTTTCCTAATTTCGCGATGTTTACCATTTATGTAACCATGGCGCTAGTCTTAATCTTTAAACCAGAGGGTTTACTAGGAAAGGAGGAATCCTAGTGGGCCGAGTGTTGACAAAGAATATACTCTGGGGAGGAATTGTAGTTCTCGGTTTAATGACTCTGCCGCAGATTGTATCCCCGTATGGTTTGAGTCTGTTAACACAAGTGTTGATTTTTGGTCTCTTTGCCATGAGCTTAGATCTCTTAATGGGATATACAGGCTTAATTTCATTTAATCATGCCACATTTTTCGGAGTTGGGGCTTACACAGCGGCTATCCTCGCAAGCTATGGTTACCACAACTTTTGGCTTGCCCTTCTTTTAGGGATCCTGGTCCCAGTACTGTTGGCCCTCTTATTGGGTTTACTTGTCTTAAGAAGTAATGGACCCTATTTTCTGATGATTACGTTAGCCTTCGGGCAAATGATTTTTGCCTTGGCCTGGAGATGGCGGTCCGTTACCGGAGGAGATGACGGCTTAGCAGGAATCCCAAGGCCTGATCTTGGATTGCCCATTTCTATGTGGAAAGCGCAAAATTTTTATTACCTAGTACTTTTCATTTTTGTTCTGACTTGCTTGATCCTGTGGAAATTTATCCGTTCCAGACTTGGTAGATCCATTGTTGGGGTACGAGAAAGTGAGTCTCGAATGCAGGCCTTAGGCTATAATACGTGGGCCTTAAAATACCTGTCCTACACTATTGCTGGTGGATTTGCCGGTTTAGCTGGGGTGCTTTATGTTTACTTTAATGGTTTTATTAGCCCTCAAGAACTCAATTGGACCATGTCAGGCCAGGTTATCCTAATGGTCATTGTCGGTGGAGCAGGGACTCTTATTGGGCCTGTCGTGGGAGCAAGTGCGATCTTTATTCTGCAAAACCTAATCAGTTCTCAGACAGAGCGTTGGCCTATTTTGATGGGGATTATTTTCATTCTTTGTGTCATGTACTTAAGGGATGGAGTCGTAGGTTATGCTATAAAATTAAAGAAAAAGGGTCTGAGGAATTATGAAAGCATTAGAAACCAAAAGCCTGACTAAACAATTTGGAGGGCTTGCCGTATTGCAAGAAATTTCGCTACATGTTGAAAAGGGAGAACGGCGAGCAATTATAGGTCCGAATGGCGCAGGTAAAACCACCCTTTTTAATACGATTAGCGGGTTGATCAAGCCCAATGCGGGAGAGATTTTTATCTTTGGCGAAAAGGTTACCCAACTCTCATCCTATCGTCGGGCGCGGTTGGGCTTAGCTAGAACCTTTCAGCAAAATAACCTCTTCTTTAACTTGAACCTTCTTGAAAACATCAATCTTGCCATATCCTCCCATAAGGATAAATTTACTCCGAGAGACTTCTTGGAAAAATGGGGATGGTGGGAAAAAAGAGACATCCCTGTGAAGGAATTATCGTATGGAGAACAAAGACAAGTGGAACTACTTTTGGCTTTGGCTCAAACTCCTCGGCTACTCTTGCTAGATGAACCGACGGCAGGCATGTCGTCGGCAGAAACCAATAAGATTACGACCATGATAGGTAACCTTTCTAGAGAAATCACGGTCTTAATTATCGAACACGATATGAAGGTTGTCTTTGATTTTGCGGATCAGATCACCGTCTTAAATTATGGAAGAGTTTTGTTCGAAGGAGCAAAAGGCGAAGTAAGATCTAATGAACGAGTTAAAGAAGTATATCTCGGCTCGGCTGATTAAGGAGGGTGGGCCTTTATGCTTAGGTTAAATGACGTTCATGCCCATTATGGTGAGAGTCATATACTTCAAGGGGTTTCGTTGAAAGTAGAGAAGGGGTCTGTTGTCGCCTTACTCGGACGAAACGGAATGGGAAAAACGACGACCATTCATGCCATTATTGGATTTAATCCGCCAACCAGCGGAAAAATTATTTTTAAAGGGACTAAGATTAATACGCTCCCATCCTACAAAATCGCCCAAATGGGAATGGCTTTGGTACCTCAAGGTCGGCGTATTTTTCGCTCCTTAACGGTAAAAGAAAACTTAGTCTTAGGGTATAGCAAAAAGAAAACAAAAAAACGTTACACCCTCGATCGAATTTATGAATTATTTCCAGTGTTACAGGAACGGGCCAACCAGCAAGGGAAAAACTTGAGCGGAGGAGAACAGCAGATGCTGGCCATTGCTCGGGCTTTAATGACAGAGCCTGAAATGATATTAATGGATGAACCTTTTGAAGGATTAGCTCCTGCGATTATTAAAAATATTGGACTGAGGATTCATGAACTCAAAAATTCAGGTTTGTCCATTTTGATTGTAGAGCAAAATATCCGGTTCGCAGCAAAAATAGCGGACTATCTCTATGTTATGAACAAGGGGGAAATTGTGTATGGCGGAACCCCGACGCAGTTTCACCTGGAAGAAGATCATTGGAGACGATTCATTGAGATTTAAAATTCTAGGAGGTTTGAAATGAAAGAACTATGGTTAATTGGTGTAAAATGCCATGAACTCGCCCTTAAAGGGGATAAAGAAGCGACAAAGAAGGCCTATGAATCCTTCAAAGAGATTCACAAACTGGATCCTAAAAATAATCTAGCCGAAGCATATTTGGGTAGTGCCACCTCTCTTTTAGGCCGAGATTCCATAGATCCCAATCTAAAACTCAAATTAGTACTTCAGGGTTTAAAGACCTTGGATAGCGTAGTGCTTAAAGAAAAGGAAAACATTCAAATTCGAAGTTTAAGAGCGTATGTAGGTTTTAATCTCCCCGAAATGTTCTTCCATCGTACAGCTTCAGCTGTAGAAGATTTCAAGTATCTGCTCGCTCGTTACGAGCAAGATAAGGGCGTCTTCACTGAAAAGTTCTACTGGCAAATCCTTTGTGATTTGGGGGTAGCTTATAAAAGACTGGGACGGAAGAACGAAGCCATAGCAATTTGGGATAAGCTTCTTCAAGTTACCAGTGATCCTAAATATAAAGACCTCATTAAAAAGTAGGAGTCAGCTTTTTTGCCCATTTGCACACGTTCCATTGCTATTCGCTTGATGATGTAGCTAAAATGCAAAACCTCTGGGCTTTCTGCATGTAAACCGTTGCATTTCTTAACGCTTCATCTTCTGCGCTTATTGACGCAATTCCACTAAAGTGCTCACTAAGCAAAAAATCCTCCTCAGGCTTGGGTCGATGGAGGTTGAGACGACGGGGGGGCTTAAGAGCAATTAGGGACGGTTCGCACCGTCCCTAATTTTATATCCCTATTTGTGTCCTATGCAAAATATCCAGCTTGCGGTGTTAATACGCACACAGGGTGAGCCGGAAGAATAAACTATGCTTAAGTGAGCATTGAATATTGGATATCTAAATGGATAAATATTTTTATGAAATGGAGCTGAATTGGGTGTTGAAAAAGGAAGGCCAAAAAAGTGAAGTATGGTTCGATGGACGGCAAGTCTCTTTAGAGAGTCAAGATATTTGGGGACTTATCAATAATTCGGCTATCAACAAGATTATCATTACAATGGCCCAACGGCTCGAGGGACATTATCCTTTAAAGACGGAATTTATTACACAAGTATCCGCACTCGAAGAACTTGAGGGTATTAATAGTGGAGAAGCGGTGTTGTCAAATGATCTTGCTCTCTTAGAATTAGCGAAAGAGAGAGGGTATAAGGCTTGCGCATATTTTAACATCGAAGGTCGGGAAGCGTTGGAATCTGCTTGGCAAGACGCTGCAAACTATGACTACATTCTTGTAGATTTCGACTTACCGACCAATATACCTCTGGAGTTAATTATCGCACGTCTTCAAAAAAGCGAGATCATGGTTTTAAAATGCGTGACGAGTTTAAGTGATATGGAAATTGCGTTTGGAGTTATGGAGCAAGGAAGTGACGGGGTAGCCTTTGCCAGCACAGATATCCATGAGATCCTAAAAGTAAGTGACTACTTGCAAAAGAATGACAGTTGGAAGGTAGAACTAAAGCCCCTTACTGTTGCTGAAGTTCGCCATATTGGTATGGGTATGAGGTCCTGTATTGATACGACTGGTCTGATGACTAAGGATGAAGGCATGCTCATAGGCTCAACCTCTCAAGGAGGGATTTTTGTCTGCTCTGAGACTCATTTCCTTCCCTATATGAATTTGCGTCCTTTTAGAGTGAATGCTGGGGCAATTCATTCTTACGTCTGGATGCCTAATGACGCTGCGGAATACCTGACAGACTTGTCTGCGGGTAGTGAAGTATTATGTGTGAACACAAAAGGAGAAGTAAGGAGGCTTTCGGTAGGTAGAATCAAGACCGAGGTGAGACCCTTGCTTTTAATCCGTGGGGAAGCGGATGGTAAGCAAATCAATGTTATTGTTCAGGACGATTGGCATATTAGAATCATGGGAGCTGACGGTCAGCCGAAAAACGCAAGCATGATCAAACCTGGTGATCAACTGCTTGCCTATGTCAGCGACCCAGGGCGTCATGTAGGGATAAAGGTCAATGAAACAATCTTAGAGAAATAACCGGGGAGGATCTGAGATGACAGGGAAAGAGGTCCGTTTAAATCGACTCTTTAAGCATTCAGAACGAATGATTATCGTTCCTCTGGATCATGGCGTATCAGTGGGCCCCATTCAGGGTTTGGAAGATATCCCTAAACTAGTGAAGCAGGTCAACAAGGGGCGTGCTGATGCAGTCGTAGTGCAAAAAGGCTTAGTCCCCCAAATAAAAGACTATTTGGGGGGGGATGGATGTGAGCTGATTGTTCACCTCTCGGCATCGACAGCTCTATCCCCTAACTCAAATCGAAAAGAATTGGTCGCGACGGTAGAACAAGCCATTAGGTTGGGTGCGACAGCTGTCTCGATTCACGTTAACTTGGGTAATTCTCATGAGTCGGAAATGCTTCGAGATTTCGGGAAAGTATCGAATCGCTGCGATCAATGGGGTATCCCATTATTAGCGATGATGTATGTTAGAGATGGCTCTAATAACAATGAATTTGATTGGGTCAAACTAAAACATGCAGCCCGTGTTGCTGAAGAGCTGGGGGCGGATATTATCAAGGTCAATTATACAGGAAATGTGGAATCATTTTCCGAAGTGGTCAATGCTGTAAAGCTACCTGTTGTTATTGCGGGGGGACCAAAAACTTCGTCTGTGAAGGACCTTTTAATCATGATTAATGAGGCAATTCGGGCTGGGGCAAAGGGAACTTCAATTGGAAGGAATATTTTCCAAAGCCCTGATCCAGAAAAATTAGTGCGGGTGATTCGCCAGATTTTGGATAGCAAGATGACAAATGAGGGAATTAAAGAGTTAGCCCGAACATTATAACGATCTTGGCATGTATTCTTGTAGCTTCAAATTTATTTGATTAATCATTGAATGAAATAAGGCCTGTATCTAGCTTTCCGGCATAGATACAGGCCTTATTTGCATTAAGTGTTACAAAATGGTAGAGGAAGTGGCTCCATCGGTATCAATATCTAAGACGATAGCTTGAGCTCTAATCCCGTATTGGTTTATCTTAGTGATCATACTATGGCAAACTTCTTCTTGTAAGCCTTCGGGAATCAGGGATAGCAGCGTGGGTCCGGAACCACTAAGAGCAGATCCATAGGCACCTGCTTGAAGAGCGGCCTCTAAAGTTTCGAGAAGACCGGGAATTAATGCAGCTCGTTGATTCTGGTGAAGTGCATCACGCATACCTTCTTTTAAGAGGGCATAGTCTTCGCGAATAAAGGCTTCTATTAGCAATCCAACATGAGAAATATTAAAAACTGCATCTGAGCGGGGAACTTGTGGAGGTAAGATACCCCTGGCTTTTTCTGTGTTGAGGACAGTGTCTGGAATAATGACAACCGCCTTTAAATTCGGCAACAGACCTAAGACTCTGGGAAGAATACCACCTTCAATAGGAACAGATAGAGTTACGCCCCCATATAAAGCAGGAGTAACATTGTCCGGGTGCCCTTCTATTGAGTTCGCAACTTGGAGTAACTCATACTTTGAATAGGGTGATCCAGCTAAGGTATTGGCTGCAACAAGGCCGCCAACGATGGCAGCGGAACTGCTCCCTAAGCCACGAGCGGGGGGGATGTGATTTTCAAATGTCAAAGCAACGGAGGGAGTGGGGAAGTGAATAAGTTCCCAGAAATGGCACATAGTCTTCCAGATAAGGTTGTTTTCATTGGCTGGAATCCCGTTGCAATAAGATCCGGTCAGAGAGATTTGGAACGGTCGATCTGTCTCAATGGTTATTGAGTTGTAGAGTTGCAGCGCCAGCCCCAAACAGT
Protein-coding regions in this window:
- a CDS encoding ABC transporter permease gives rise to the protein MNSRWKRLYSSELFMTLMSLGIVVAAWELLVDFFKVPKWLLPGPSAILVEMYASKGYLWNHTLVTIKEVFVGFALAVLVGILLGIIIAYSPILEKTLYKLLVATQSIPKVAIAPLLVLWLGLGLLTKVTMVFLMCFFPIMVSMVSGLQSTHRELLELADVLGANWVQSFLKIRFPAALPYLFNGLKVSVSLAVVGAVISEFINADKGLGYSLLISTSQMNGPLAFSVLTILAALGIGLFSIVARLEKMICPWAK
- a CDS encoding ABC transporter substrate-binding protein, which gives rise to MRKKTYLARVSLLLLSIILIVSGIGCGSQVEKNSQEPIKVGLLVPYTGVFTSNGVDITRGVELYLNEVGGKAAGRDIKLVKEDSEMNGQVGLQKTRRLVESEKIQVLTGVVSSTVAYAIRDYVVENKVPFIIANAGACDLTREKASEYIFRVSFSNGQYEYPMGQYVYNKLKIRKVVVMAPDYAAGHEKADGFMAGFKAEGGQVVQEIYPKLGTTDYSPYLTQIKEADAVWVHFSAADSIKFVKQYDEYGLKKKLPLLSTGDLVDESSLLGQGDSAIGIISALHYSAALTNPENEKFVKDYTAKYAEGPNMFAEQGYVAAKVIVKGIEATGGKVTDTKQLLDSIRKVQFDAPRGPFKFDPKTQNVIFNTYIRKTEKINGKLVNTVIETIPDVSDRWMAGK
- a CDS encoding branched-chain amino acid ABC transporter permease: MELSEIVIQTLNGISYGLLLFLLAAGLSLIFGLMGIINLAHGSYYTLGAYVGLVIIQKTGSFFFGLLGSAVILALLGIAMERLFFRKLYKRELDQVLLTFGFAYLLMDIAKWIWGGVPRSLPKPPFLEGSISILGEAFPIYRFGIIVIGLVIAVLLWLFLEKTRTGVIIRAGVDDKEMVSGMGINITLYFSGIFALGAFLAAIGGVIGGPIIGAYPGLDFEILVLALAVVVVGGLGTLKGAFWGSLLIGFAETFGKAIFPNFAMFTIYVTMALVLIFKPEGLLGKEES
- a CDS encoding branched-chain amino acid ABC transporter permease — translated: MGRVLTKNILWGGIVVLGLMTLPQIVSPYGLSLLTQVLIFGLFAMSLDLLMGYTGLISFNHATFFGVGAYTAAILASYGYHNFWLALLLGILVPVLLALLLGLLVLRSNGPYFLMITLAFGQMIFALAWRWRSVTGGDDGLAGIPRPDLGLPISMWKAQNFYYLVLFIFVLTCLILWKFIRSRLGRSIVGVRESESRMQALGYNTWALKYLSYTIAGGFAGLAGVLYVYFNGFISPQELNWTMSGQVILMVIVGGAGTLIGPVVGASAIFILQNLISSQTERWPILMGIIFILCVMYLRDGVVGYAIKLKKKGLRNYESIRNQKPD
- a CDS encoding ATP-binding cassette domain-containing protein → MKALETKSLTKQFGGLAVLQEISLHVEKGERRAIIGPNGAGKTTLFNTISGLIKPNAGEIFIFGEKVTQLSSYRRARLGLARTFQQNNLFFNLNLLENINLAISSHKDKFTPRDFLEKWGWWEKRDIPVKELSYGEQRQVELLLALAQTPRLLLLDEPTAGMSSAETNKITTMIGNLSREITVLIIEHDMKVVFDFADQITVLNYGRVLFEGAKGEVRSNERVKEVYLGSAD
- a CDS encoding ABC transporter ATP-binding protein; translation: MLRLNDVHAHYGESHILQGVSLKVEKGSVVALLGRNGMGKTTTIHAIIGFNPPTSGKIIFKGTKINTLPSYKIAQMGMALVPQGRRIFRSLTVKENLVLGYSKKKTKKRYTLDRIYELFPVLQERANQQGKNLSGGEQQMLAIARALMTEPEMILMDEPFEGLAPAIIKNIGLRIHELKNSGLSILIVEQNIRFAAKIADYLYVMNKGEIVYGGTPTQFHLEEDHWRRFIEI
- a CDS encoding 3-dehydroquinate synthase II, translating into MDKYFYEMELNWVLKKEGQKSEVWFDGRQVSLESQDIWGLINNSAINKIIITMAQRLEGHYPLKTEFITQVSALEELEGINSGEAVLSNDLALLELAKERGYKACAYFNIEGREALESAWQDAANYDYILVDFDLPTNIPLELIIARLQKSEIMVLKCVTSLSDMEIAFGVMEQGSDGVAFASTDIHEILKVSDYLQKNDSWKVELKPLTVAEVRHIGMGMRSCIDTTGLMTKDEGMLIGSTSQGGIFVCSETHFLPYMNLRPFRVNAGAIHSYVWMPNDAAEYLTDLSAGSEVLCVNTKGEVRRLSVGRIKTEVRPLLLIRGEADGKQINVIVQDDWHIRIMGADGQPKNASMIKPGDQLLAYVSDPGRHVGIKVNETILEK
- a CDS encoding 2-amino-3,7-dideoxy-D-threo-hept-6-ulosonate synthase, whose product is MTGKEVRLNRLFKHSERMIIVPLDHGVSVGPIQGLEDIPKLVKQVNKGRADAVVVQKGLVPQIKDYLGGDGCELIVHLSASTALSPNSNRKELVATVEQAIRLGATAVSIHVNLGNSHESEMLRDFGKVSNRCDQWGIPLLAMMYVRDGSNNNEFDWVKLKHAARVAEELGADIIKVNYTGNVESFSEVVNAVKLPVVIAGGPKTSSVKDLLIMINEAIRAGAKGTSIGRNIFQSPDPEKLVRVIRQILDSKMTNEGIKELARTL
- the thrB gene encoding homoserine kinase, producing MIRVKIPATSANLGPGFDCLGLALQLYNSITIETDRPFQISLTGSYCNGIPANENNLIWKTMCHFWELIHFPTPSVALTFENHIPPARGLGSSSAAIVGGLVAANTLAGSPYSKYELLQVANSIEGHPDNVTPALYGGVTLSVPIEGGILPRVLGLLPNLKAVVIIPDTVLNTEKARGILPPQVPRSDAVFNISHVGLLIEAFIREDYALLKEGMRDALHQNQRAALIPGLLETLEAALQAGAYGSALSGSGPTLLSLIPEGLQEEVCHSMITKINQYGIRAQAIVLDIDTDGATSSTIL